A section of the Streptomyces sp. CG1 genome encodes:
- a CDS encoding LysR substrate-binding domain-containing protein, with amino-acid sequence MSVSFDMVEVMAEYRARQPGIGLHVTNAPSSGMAAAVLDGTLGIAVVGLGSQQVPQGLGHRLLGGDPLVVLVPRDHVLADRKAISLADLPESHPLTQFSRGSGLRRQVEAAFARIALLGIAPGVQNATARALAVPDLTTTVLTLTIAGLASDSRAAGGTGGKTGWRALPAGAMFAGGLAGTLAVRHGSPALPLLSAAVLLAGGTLAAFPLTGSGARWTSPL; translated from the coding sequence ATGTCCGTGTCCTTCGACATGGTGGAGGTGATGGCCGAGTACCGCGCGCGGCAGCCCGGCATCGGTCTCCACGTGACCAACGCGCCCAGCTCCGGGATGGCCGCCGCCGTTCTCGACGGCACCCTCGGCATCGCCGTGGTCGGCCTCGGTTCCCAGCAGGTGCCCCAGGGTCTTGGCCACCGGCTGCTGGGCGGCGACCCGCTCGTGGTGCTCGTGCCCCGCGACCACGTGCTGGCGGACCGGAAGGCCATCAGCCTCGCCGATCTGCCGGAGAGCCATCCGCTGACCCAGTTCTCACGGGGCAGCGGCCTGCGCCGCCAGGTCGAGGCCGCCTTCGCCCGGATCGCGCTCCTGGGAATCGCCCCGGGCGTCCAGAACGCGACCGCCCGTGCGCTCGCCGTGCCCGACCTGACCACCACCGTCCTCACGCTGACCATCGCCGGCCTGGCTTCCGACAGCAGGGCCGCCGGGGGCACGGGAGGCAAGACCGGATGGCGCGCTCTCCCGGCCGGGGCGATGTTCGCCGGTGGCCTCGCCGGCACGCTCGCCGTCCGGCACGGCAGCCCGGCCCTGCCCCTCTTGTCGGCCGCCGTGCTCCTCGCGGGCGGCACGCTCGCTGCCTTCCCCCTGACCGGCTCCGGCGCACGCTGGACCAGCCCGCTGTGA
- a CDS encoding Uma2 family endonuclease, with amino-acid sequence MTALPDWMRPPREEGWLAEDLDRLPEAPRHTELIDGALVFMMSPQRWWHGHLVTMLTVALMEQAPCDVRVGREMTIKLDERNRPEPDLLLTTADYDGDRTWFTPDEVRLVIEVVSPESAHRDRTVKLRKYAEAGIPHYWCIEDESGAPVVHVYELDEPTGAYAPAGIFRGTLERPVPFQINLDLDKLTPSRGN; translated from the coding sequence ATGACCGCACTGCCCGACTGGATGCGCCCGCCGCGCGAGGAAGGCTGGCTCGCGGAGGACCTGGACCGCCTCCCCGAGGCGCCACGCCACACCGAGCTGATCGACGGAGCGCTTGTCTTCATGATGTCGCCGCAGAGGTGGTGGCACGGCCATCTCGTCACCATGCTCACCGTCGCCCTCATGGAGCAGGCGCCCTGCGATGTCAGGGTCGGCCGCGAGATGACCATAAAGCTCGACGAGCGAAACCGGCCCGAGCCGGATCTGCTGTTGACGACGGCCGACTACGACGGAGACCGCACCTGGTTCACGCCGGACGAGGTGCGACTCGTCATCGAGGTCGTCTCACCCGAGTCCGCGCACCGGGACCGCACGGTCAAGCTCCGCAAGTACGCGGAGGCAGGCATCCCGCACTACTGGTGCATCGAGGACGAGAGCGGCGCCCCCGTCGTCCATGTCTATGAACTCGACGAACCAACTGGAGCCTACGCACCCGCCGGCATCTTCCGAGGCACCTTGGAGCGCCCGGTTCCGTTCCAGATCAACCTGGACCTCGACAAGCTCACCCCATCGCGGGGCAACTGA
- a CDS encoding M14 family zinc carboxypeptidase, with the protein MNRYPTVAEVTESARQLVSRFPGAGRLRRIGTSRAGRPILMLSVGHGPRHILVVARPHPDEPVGAATALALAEQVARGGGLSTATDPAIVTWDIILCLDPDGAALSRGIEEATAGADHTLASYYRTAYRPVAAEQPEWAPIESRQLPESRTLFRVIDELRPFLQCSLHGVEAGGSWVQVTRDLPALAVPFQTSATELGIPVQHGTFDALYWENPSPGVYVLPPPDSTDRLAAGSENIGLSTWCAPLRYGGVTAIIEVPMWATDMADDLSPHPQAAPALRELAGLVREGGRQVTAVLEKARAFLPPAQDDPRRRVLEWMAGGLYDLVADSWEPLTRQAAAAAHPDDPRRLTTAQVCALDVVARRQPLRAAGLLLRLLKAADDNAAPGLHRDLDELFTAWCTDFEKALRLRWVPVHRQVEHQARTVVAAAESTLP; encoded by the coding sequence ATCAACCGATATCCCACGGTCGCGGAGGTCACCGAGTCGGCGCGGCAGCTGGTCTCCCGGTTCCCCGGAGCCGGCCGCCTGCGCCGGATCGGGACGTCCCGGGCGGGCCGCCCGATCCTGATGCTGTCCGTGGGACACGGGCCGCGTCACATCCTGGTGGTCGCCCGACCGCACCCCGACGAGCCGGTCGGCGCCGCGACCGCGCTCGCGCTGGCGGAGCAGGTGGCCCGCGGCGGCGGTCTGTCCACGGCAACGGACCCCGCCATCGTCACCTGGGACATCATCCTGTGCCTGGACCCGGACGGCGCCGCGCTGAGCCGGGGAATCGAAGAGGCGACGGCCGGGGCCGACCACACCCTGGCGAGCTACTACCGCACCGCCTACCGCCCGGTCGCGGCGGAACAGCCGGAATGGGCACCGATCGAATCGCGGCAGCTCCCGGAGAGCCGGACGCTGTTCCGTGTGATCGACGAACTGCGTCCGTTTCTCCAGTGCTCCCTGCACGGCGTCGAAGCGGGCGGCAGCTGGGTCCAGGTCACCCGCGACCTCCCCGCACTCGCCGTACCCTTCCAGACGTCCGCCACGGAACTCGGCATTCCGGTCCAGCACGGCACGTTCGACGCCCTGTACTGGGAAAACCCCAGCCCCGGGGTCTACGTCCTGCCTCCGCCGGACAGCACCGACCGCCTGGCAGCCGGGTCCGAGAACATCGGGTTGTCCACCTGGTGCGCACCTCTGCGGTACGGCGGTGTCACGGCGATCATCGAAGTGCCTATGTGGGCAACCGACATGGCCGACGATCTGTCCCCGCACCCACAGGCCGCTCCCGCACTGCGCGAACTGGCCGGGCTGGTACGGGAGGGCGGACGGCAGGTGACCGCCGTCCTCGAGAAAGCACGCGCATTCCTGCCACCGGCCCAGGACGACCCGCGCCGACGCGTGCTGGAGTGGATGGCCGGCGGTCTGTACGACCTGGTCGCCGACTCCTGGGAACCGCTCACCCGGCAGGCGGCCGCCGCGGCACACCCCGACGATCCACGCCGGTTGACGACAGCCCAGGTCTGCGCCCTGGACGTCGTCGCCCGCCGCCAACCGCTCCGCGCGGCCGGTCTTCTGTTACGGCTGCTGAAGGCGGCCGACGACAACGCCGCCCCCGGTCTGCACCGCGACCTGGACGAACTCTTCACCGCATGGTGCACGGACTTCGAGAAGGCCCTGCGGCTGCGCTGGGTACCGGTGCACCGCCAAGTGGAACACCAGGCACGCACGGTCGTGGCAGCCGCCGAGAGCACACTGCCCTGA
- the ychF gene encoding redox-regulated ATPase YchF yields the protein MSLTIGIVGLPNVGKSTLFNALTKNDVLAANYPFATIEPNVGVVGVPDARLAQLASIFGSERILPATVDFVDIAGIVRGASEGEGLGNKFLANIRESDAICQVIRAFKDENVVHVDGKVSPKDDIETINTELILADLQTIEKVLPRLQKESRIKKDIAPKVKAVEEAKEILEKGDTLFAHGIVQGTERNELLHDLHLLTTKPFLYVFNVDEDELIDEDFKNEQRALVAPAEAIFLNAKLEADLAELDEEEALELLQSVGQDEPGLATLARVGFDTLGLQTYLTAGPKESRAWTIRKGATAPEAAGVIHTDFQKGFIKAEVISFAALVETGSVPEARAKGKARMEGKDYVMQDGDVVEFRFNV from the coding sequence GTGTCGCTCACGATCGGAATCGTCGGCCTGCCCAATGTCGGCAAGTCGACCCTTTTCAACGCCCTGACCAAGAACGACGTGCTGGCGGCCAACTACCCGTTCGCCACGATCGAGCCGAACGTCGGCGTGGTCGGCGTCCCCGACGCCCGCCTCGCGCAGTTGGCGTCGATCTTCGGCTCGGAGCGCATCCTCCCGGCCACGGTCGACTTCGTCGACATCGCCGGCATCGTGCGCGGCGCCTCCGAGGGTGAGGGCCTCGGCAACAAGTTCCTCGCGAACATCCGTGAGTCCGACGCGATCTGCCAGGTCATCCGTGCCTTCAAGGACGAGAACGTCGTCCACGTCGACGGCAAGGTCTCGCCGAAGGACGACATCGAGACGATCAACACCGAGCTGATCCTTGCGGACCTCCAGACGATCGAAAAGGTCCTCCCGCGCCTCCAGAAGGAGTCGCGCATCAAGAAGGACATCGCCCCCAAGGTCAAGGCGGTCGAGGAGGCCAAGGAGATCCTGGAGAAGGGCGACACGCTCTTCGCGCACGGCATCGTCCAGGGCACGGAGCGCAACGAACTCCTCCACGACCTGCACCTGCTCACGACGAAGCCCTTCCTCTACGTCTTCAACGTCGACGAGGACGAACTGATCGACGAGGACTTCAAGAACGAGCAGCGCGCCCTGGTCGCCCCCGCCGAGGCGATCTTCCTCAACGCCAAGCTGGAGGCGGACCTCGCCGAACTGGACGAGGAGGAGGCCCTCGAACTCCTCCAGTCCGTCGGCCAGGACGAGCCCGGTCTCGCCACCCTCGCCCGCGTCGGCTTCGACACCCTCGGCCTGCAGACCTACCTCACGGCCGGCCCCAAGGAGTCCCGCGCCTGGACGATCAGGAAGGGCGCCACGGCCCCCGAGGCGGCCGGCGTGATCCACACCGACTTCCAGAAGGGCTTCATCAAGGCCGAGGTCATCTCCTTCGCCGCCCTGGTCGAAACCGGCTCGGTCCCCGAGGCCCGAGCCAAGGGCAAGGCCCGCATGGAGGGCAAGGACTATGTGATGCAGGACGGGGACGTGGTGGAGTTCCGCTTCAACGTGTGA
- a CDS encoding ThiF family adenylyltransferase gives MTVPAMRRPRIKPEHRAYRTVDGHVRIGSVVHGIGAEVKDPDGWVWTLVVAMDGTRSAADIAAEVSRRHPELRLPGPDIVQAMADLTMAGFVEDAGAAPPAELSERERERYSRGMTLLRWMDLRPRESSWEPQVRLRRARVLLIGVGGTGGAAARDLVASGVGRLHCVDPDVVELSNLNRQTLFRERDLGTPKIDAALTALHALNSDTTVTGERREVRGPADLEDLLTGAPGGLGDQPGYDVLLLAADRPAALRSWANRVCLASGTSWAEAGYRGPLVSAGVFTPGRGACWECLRIAEAERRDLRLAPGQDEDAASPRMPWNPANAVTAGLSGGLLAQAAITLLCGVPPVDPGYRFGLNLMVPGEAIEQRSDRRPDCPACRAEPAVHRGPGDPS, from the coding sequence ATGACGGTGCCCGCGATGCGGCGGCCTAGGATCAAGCCGGAGCACCGGGCCTATCGAACCGTTGACGGCCATGTGAGGATCGGGAGCGTCGTCCACGGCATCGGTGCCGAGGTCAAGGATCCCGACGGCTGGGTGTGGACGCTGGTCGTGGCCATGGACGGGACGCGGAGCGCCGCGGACATCGCCGCCGAGGTGTCGCGTCGGCACCCGGAACTACGGCTACCGGGCCCGGACATCGTGCAGGCGATGGCGGACCTGACCATGGCCGGGTTCGTGGAGGATGCCGGTGCCGCGCCGCCGGCGGAGCTGTCCGAGCGGGAACGGGAGCGGTACAGCAGGGGTATGACCCTGCTGCGCTGGATGGATCTTCGGCCGAGGGAGAGTTCCTGGGAGCCCCAGGTGCGGCTGCGCCGTGCCCGGGTCCTTTTGATCGGCGTCGGCGGTACCGGCGGCGCCGCCGCACGGGACCTGGTGGCCTCCGGGGTGGGGCGGTTGCACTGTGTCGACCCGGATGTCGTCGAACTGTCCAACCTCAACCGGCAGACCCTCTTCCGCGAGCGTGACCTCGGTACGCCCAAGATCGACGCGGCGCTGACGGCGTTGCACGCCCTGAACTCGGACACGACGGTCACCGGCGAGCGCCGCGAGGTACGCGGGCCGGCGGACCTCGAAGACCTGCTGACCGGCGCCCCCGGCGGCTTGGGCGACCAGCCGGGGTACGACGTACTGCTGCTGGCCGCCGACCGCCCCGCGGCGCTCCGCAGTTGGGCCAACCGGGTCTGCCTGGCCTCCGGCACGTCGTGGGCCGAAGCCGGATACCGCGGCCCACTGGTGAGTGCCGGGGTCTTCACGCCGGGCCGCGGCGCGTGCTGGGAGTGTCTGCGCATCGCGGAGGCCGAGCGGCGCGATCTGCGGCTCGCGCCCGGCCAGGACGAGGATGCCGCCTCGCCGCGCATGCCGTGGAATCCGGCCAACGCCGTGACCGCGGGCCTGTCCGGCGGTCTGCTGGCCCAGGCCGCCATCACGCTGCTGTGCGGTGTCCCGCCGGTCGATCCCGGATACCGGTTCGGCCTCAATCTCATGGTGCCCGGCGAAGCGATCGAGCAGCGCTCGGACCGACGCCCCGACTGCCCCGCCTGCCGGGCGGAACCAGCCGTGCATCGGGGACCGGGAGACCCCTCGTGA